The region CAATAAATCTTAGTTTCGGAAATAATTATGGTTCTCATACTGGTCGTACTTTATTAGAAACTTATATTAATGATGTTTCAAATCAAGGCAAAATCAATGTAGTAATTGGAACAGGTAATGAAGGCGTATCAGGAAATCATACACAGGGAATATTAAAAAATGGGGAAACCTCTATCATAGAGATATCAGTTAGTGAAGCTAACCCAACCTTCAGCTTACAAATTTGGAAAAACTATTATGACAAGTTTGATATTACATTTATTTCACCAAGCGGATTAAGAGTAGGTCCGATTCCCAGGAGACTTGGTACTCAGCAATTTATTATGAATCAGACAAAAATTCTACTTTATTATGGTGACCCAACTCCATTTAATGCGCAACAGGAAATCTATGTTGAATTTGTTCCTTTAAATTTATATGTTAATTCAGGTTTTTGGAAGTTAGAATTAACACCTCAAAAAATAGTAACGGGAGATTATGACATGTGGTTACCTACAGGTGGCACACTTGGCGCTGATACAAGATTTCTTGCTCCCTCTGTATTTACTACTTTAACCATACCCTCAACAGCTTACCGGGCAATTACGGTTGGTGCCTATGATGGATACACAGACAGCTATGCCCCATTTTCAGGCAGAGGATATACCCGGAATCTTGATATAAAACCAGATTTGGTTGCTCCGGGTGTTAATATTATGTCATGTTCTCCTGGAGGAGGTTATACAGCGCGTACCGGAACCTCTATGGCAACCCCCTTTGTAGCCGGAAGTGCAGCTTTACTTATGGAGTGGGGAATTGTAAGGAATAATGATCCATATTTATACGGGGAGAAATTAAAGGCATATTTGATTGATGGTTGCCGTCCTTTACGAATTGAAAATATTTATCCTAACCGAACACTTGGTTATGGAGCTTTATGTCTGCAAAATACCTTTAATAATATTATTGTCACTTAAATTTACTTTGGTAGTATTCCTAATAGGGGGAGGGTAAACCACCGGCTAAGCCGGTGGTTTTACTCTGTCTTTTTAACCCGAAATATTGAACCAACAACATTCCACAAGCCTGGGAAAAATTTCATAATCTGCCATACCCCTCCCCCAATTAATCCATATTGTGGAATTAACCGTAATTTTTGATTCATACTTCTAACATCATCAAACCAGACAACGTGTTCTATATCATTATAATCAGTATAATAATAGTATGGGGATTGAGCAAGTTCATCAAACAATATTGAAACATTAAATAAAGCAGCACGCTCGATTGCCTGCTGATTACTGATGGATTCTGCTTCTGTTGTACCTCTGACAAAAGGAAGCGGCCAGTCATAAGCATAGTTTGGTATACCCAATAATATCTTATCTGGATCAATTACTGAAATCCCATATTTCAAAACTCTCCTTACATTATTAATTGGAGCAGTAGCCATGGGAGGACCGAAAGTATATCCCCATTCATAGGTCATTAATAACACTTCATCAGCAACTGCACCTAGCGTAGCGTAATTATGAGCCTCATATAATAAACCTGTCATTGTTCCGGAGGTTTTTGGAGCCAAAGCAACAGTAGTAAGAAATCCTTCCTGAGATAATCGTGTATGAACCTTTTTGATAAAACTTAAAAATGCTTCTTTATCCTCAGGCAGAATAAATTCAAAATCGATATCCACACCTCGATACCCTTTTGCTCTTAAAGCAGCAACTAGATTTTCAATTAATTCGTTTTCACCAGCTTCGTTTTCAAACATTTCTGACGCCAGTTGGCTGTTGAATACTCCAGCTTCATTCATTGGAGCTAACACCATAATCGGCGATACTCCATATTCATTTGCTATCTGAATTAACTCCTCATCTTCAGTTGGTATTAAAATACCCTCTGGTGTAAAGCCATAATTAAAGATTAATAAGTTAGTTAAAAATGGTAATGTTTTTCTGAGCACTGTTCTGTCGATAAAAGTATACGCATATCCATTCATAATTACGTCATCAATCTTTTTCTCACCTTGAAAACGTATAATGATTACTTCTCCTGGTATAAGGTACCGAAGAATCGCTGTTGTTGGGTTGTTCTGCCATAATTGTGTAACTGTAACACCATAATTTGCCGCAATACTATTTAGAGTCTCTCCTTCTTTAACTATATGTATTAGTTCTGGTATCCTGATAGCAAGACTCTGTCCAACTACCAGATTCTCAGGGTTTGGTAACTCATTTTCACTTATAATTAAACTTGGGGATATTCCATATTGATTTGCAATGGATTGAAGAGTCTCGCCCGGCGTAACTACATGTATAATCATAATTTTTCTAATCTTTTTTGTAACATTATATAAATATAATAATAAAATAGAATAAAAAGAATAAAAAGAGATTGATTTATGGCAATAAAAATATTTATAGATCAAGGTCATAATCCAACGGGCTATCATAATACAGGAGCCAGAGGAATGGGTTTAATTGAAGAAAACATCACCTATCAGGTCGGTGTTTATCTAGCAAATCTATTAGAAAATGATCCGAGATTTGACGTTCGTTTATCAAGGCCGTTGCCTACAACGGTATTGGGGACAACGAATACTACCAGCCTTGCAGAACGGGTACGTTTGGCAAATGAATGGCCTGCAGATTATTTTATTAGCATACATGCGAATGCGAATGTAAATCCAGCGATTAACGGAGCAGAAATTTATGTACAGGAGTATTATACACAAGCTTATTGGCTGGCTGAACAGATTATGGAATCTATTACAAACATTACCCCTTTAACTAACAATGGAATCTTTATAAATCCATCCTTATATGTATTAAGAAGAACAAATATGCCTGCTGTCTTAGTTGAAATGGGGTATGTAACTAACACATATGACGCAATGATATTACGTGATAACCAGTGGCAAATTGCGTATTCAATTTATTTGGGTATATTAGCTTATTTCGGTCTTCAACCTTTATCATAAAGACAATTAAAAAATGCTTCTTTTTGGTGAAAATAAATTTTTTGTCAAAGAGAAGCAACTCACTTACTAGGTACGGAGTTCTTCGAATACATTATATATATTTATCACTCCATACCCCCAGTCCCGATTTGGATACACTAGATTCTGACGTCTTATAGCTCCACGTATTAAATAACTTTTAATTACTATTGTATCGACTCCTTCAATATTTTGTTTAAATACAGCCCATTCCATAAATAAGGCTGCCACCCCGGCTGCATGTGCAGCAGCTACTCCAGTACCTGTATAATTTATGAATAAGTTATTTAAGGAAGGTGCAATATAGTTCACACCGGGAGCAGCTAGTTCTGGTTTTACAACATCATCACTTGTATATCCTCTGCTGGAATTTGGGTAAAGATTCCGGTTATAAGGATTATATGCTGTAATTGATAAGGGAACATATGCTGTACTTGGTGATAAGACGGTAGTATAAATAACAGGCTGAATAAAAAATGTATTATTTGATATAAATTCTCCCATAGGCAGCCATATATTAAAACCTGCTTCTAAATCTCCTTGGGAGTATACATTGAATTTCCATATTCCTGATGTTGCATTTTGAAAGCGGAAGAAGATTAATTGATCTCCAGTCAGTGTTTCTGATATCTGAAATTGTAAATTAATGATAGTAATATCAAACAGAAAATTAATTTCCCGGCTTAATCGAATTCCCGAAACAATTCGAGAAATATATTCCCCGCCTGGAGATTGAATATCCACTGAAAATAATCCGGGAAAATCACCCCAAAGCTCCATACAGAAATTCTTATCATTTTCACCAACATTTAATTCTACAGAAGTACTACCTGTCTGAGTACTGATTCTGGAGAAAAAATGCCGTCCAGAATTGCCTTCATTCCCGACTGCTACAACAACACATACGTTCGTATAATCCGCAACGATGGATAGGTAATTACCTAAATTAGACTGTCCGGCATGAGACGTTTGAGATGTTCCAAGTCCTAAGCAAATTACGATTGGTCTGTCTAATCGTCTTGCCATTTGTATACAATAATAAACTCCCCACATGATATCATTTTCTTGAAAAGCAATAACATCCTCTTGAATTAAAAAAAGCTCTCTTATATATCTTTTTGCTTGTTTTAATCTGACAACGACTAATTCAGCATCTGGAGCAACGCCTCTAAAATTAATTTCCTGATTTTCATTTCCAACAGCTACCCCAGCCATCATTGTACCATGACCATTCGTGTCAATACTGGGAACGATATTTAAGGGTTCGTTGGATATGAGCGCAGCATTGATCATTTCAGAGGTATATTCCGTTCCGTAATTTGTAATAATTGGATATGTTGATTCACTTTGAATCGTCTGGTCCCATATGGATAAAATTTTAGTCTGCCCATTTTCTTTAATAAATATAGGATTTAAATAATCTATACCTGTATCGATGATTCCAATTAATACACCATTTCCTGTTAAATCAAAACCAGGAAGATTTGTTAAATCCGTTACACCGGAAGATTCTACGCTGATTCTGCTAGTTAATCCATATATCTTTGGAATAAAGGAGTAACTATAGTTATTTAATAAGTTTTTTAATTCAGTGTTGAAAGGGACATGTACAACCGCATAGTATTCATTAATTATATTAACAACAGCATCTTCAAAAGTATCAAGAATAGCTCTATTGTTTCGGTAATCAATTATAAAATCTAAATAATCATCATTAATAATACGAGTTCTCTCTACTGGTGTCATTTTCTTCCCCTATTTTAAT is a window of [Clostridium] saccharolyticum WM1 DNA encoding:
- a CDS encoding S8 family peptidase — encoded protein: MNSGKIENELNLALDIPEQERIKTYNLDVGYSAITNTWELIVKYSGDISFIEDDYGISVVELLNGYAIITAPEEKIDQLSEIEQIEFIEKPKRVYFEVNQGRAVSCINPVQLENSFNLLGNGTLVAIIDSGIDYSHIDFRNLDGTTRIVALWDQTRPGNPPLNYDQGTIYTREMINEALALPMPVRMSLVPSVDLSGHGTHVAGIAAGNGRASNGLYRGVAPLSELIVVKLGTSIGDSFPRTTQLMTGIDFAIRTAISLNKPLAINLSFGNNYGSHTGRTLLETYINDVSNQGKINVVIGTGNEGVSGNHTQGILKNGETSIIEISVSEANPTFSLQIWKNYYDKFDITFISPSGLRVGPIPRRLGTQQFIMNQTKILLYYGDPTPFNAQQEIYVEFVPLNLYVNSGFWKLELTPQKIVTGDYDMWLPTGGTLGADTRFLAPSVFTTLTIPSTAYRAITVGAYDGYTDSYAPFSGRGYTRNLDIKPDLVAPGVNIMSCSPGGGYTARTGTSMATPFVAGSAALLMEWGIVRNNDPYLYGEKLKAYLIDGCRPLRIENIYPNRTLGYGALCLQNTFNNIIVT
- a CDS encoding glycoside hydrolase family 18 protein codes for the protein MIYKYFYCHKSISFYSFYSILLLYLYNVTKKIRKIMIIHVVTPGETLQSIANQYGISPSLIISENELPNPENLVVGQSLAIRIPELIHIVKEGETLNSIAANYGVTVTQLWQNNPTTAILRYLIPGEVIIIRFQGEKKIDDVIMNGYAYTFIDRTVLRKTLPFLTNLLIFNYGFTPEGILIPTEDEELIQIANEYGVSPIMVLAPMNEAGVFNSQLASEMFENEAGENELIENLVAALRAKGYRGVDIDFEFILPEDKEAFLSFIKKVHTRLSQEGFLTTVALAPKTSGTMTGLLYEAHNYATLGAVADEVLLMTYEWGYTFGPPMATAPINNVRRVLKYGISVIDPDKILLGIPNYAYDWPLPFVRGTTEAESISNQQAIERAALFNVSILFDELAQSPYYYYTDYNDIEHVVWFDDVRSMNQKLRLIPQYGLIGGGVWQIMKFFPGLWNVVGSIFRVKKTE
- a CDS encoding N-acetylmuramoyl-L-alanine amidase family protein encodes the protein MAIKIFIDQGHNPTGYHNTGARGMGLIEENITYQVGVYLANLLENDPRFDVRLSRPLPTTVLGTTNTTSLAERVRLANEWPADYFISIHANANVNPAINGAEIYVQEYYTQAYWLAEQIMESITNITPLTNNGIFINPSLYVLRRTNMPAVLVEMGYVTNTYDAMILRDNQWQIAYSIYLGILAYFGLQPLS
- a CDS encoding S8 family peptidase, whose amino-acid sequence is MTPVERTRIINDDYLDFIIDYRNNRAILDTFEDAVVNIINEYYAVVHVPFNTELKNLLNNYSYSFIPKIYGLTSRISVESSGVTDLTNLPGFDLTGNGVLIGIIDTGIDYLNPIFIKENGQTKILSIWDQTIQSESTYPIITNYGTEYTSEMINAALISNEPLNIVPSIDTNGHGTMMAGVAVGNENQEINFRGVAPDAELVVVRLKQAKRYIRELFLIQEDVIAFQENDIMWGVYYCIQMARRLDRPIVICLGLGTSQTSHAGQSNLGNYLSIVADYTNVCVVVAVGNEGNSGRHFFSRISTQTGSTSVELNVGENDKNFCMELWGDFPGLFSVDIQSPGGEYISRIVSGIRLSREINFLFDITIINLQFQISETLTGDQLIFFRFQNATSGIWKFNVYSQGDLEAGFNIWLPMGEFISNNTFFIQPVIYTTVLSPSTAYVPLSITAYNPYNRNLYPNSSRGYTSDDVVKPELAAPGVNYIAPSLNNLFINYTGTGVAAAHAAGVAALFMEWAVFKQNIEGVDTIVIKSYLIRGAIRRQNLVYPNRDWGYGVINIYNVFEELRT